Within Microterricola gilva, the genomic segment CCGCGCTGCACGCCGAAGCTCACCCCGTCGACGGCCTGGAGTTCCTTGTACTTGAACCCCTGCTGACGGATGCGGTACGTCTTGGAGACGTCCTGCACCGAGATCAGGTCCTTGGCCGGCGCCGCCTGCTCGCGCTCAGCGGCGCGAGCGATCAGCGTCGCGTCGAGGGAGTCGCCGGAGAAGATCTCCGGAGCCGCTGCCTCGGCGTGCTTCGCCGACTGGATGCGACGCGAGGCGAGGCTCGGCGCGGCCGAGACGAGGCGCTGCGTGTACGGGTGCTGCGGGTTGGCCAGGATCTCCTTGGACGGCCCGGACTCGACGACCTTGCCGCGGTACATGACCACGAGCTGCTCAGCACGCTCCGCGGCCAGGCCGAGGTCGTGCGTGATGAACAGCACGGAGGTGCCGTAGTCGCGCGTCAGGGTGCCGAGGTGGTCGAGGATCTGGCGCTGGACCGTGACGTCGAGAGCCGAGGTCGGCTCGTCGGCGATCAGGAGCTTCGGGCGAGACGAGAGGCCGATTCCGATGAGCACGCGCTGACGCATACCGCCGGAGAACTGGTGCGGGTACTGCTTGAGGCGCTCCGCGGCGTCGCCGAGGCCGGCCTCCTGCAGCACCTGGATTGCGCGCAGTTTCGCGTCCTTGCCCTGGGCGACGCCGTTGGCCTTGATGGCCTCCTCGACCTGGAAGCCGATGTTCCACACCGGGTTGAGGTTCGACATCGGGTCCTGGGGGACGTAGCCGATCAGGCGGCCGCGCACATCCTGGATCTCCTTCGGAGACAGCTTGGTCAGGTCGCGACCCTCGAACAGGATCTCGCCACCCGTGACCTCGCCGGTGCCGGGCAGCAGGTCGATGACCGACTGGGCGGTCGTCGTCTTACCTGAGCCGGACTCACCGACGATGGCGAGGGTCTGGCCCTGGTACAGGGTCAGGTCGACGCCGCGCACCGCGGGCACGAGACCGCGCTGGGTGCGGAATCCCACCTCGAGGTTGCGGATCTGAAGCAGGGGCGTTGTCGAGGTATCGATGTTCTGACTCTCGTTTTCGTTCATGGCCGGGGTCATCGACGTGCCCTCGCTGCCGGGTCGAGTGCGTCGCGGACCACGTCGCCGAGCATCAGGAACGACAGCACGGTGATCGACAGTGCGGCAGAGGGAAGGAGCAGCACCTGGGGGTTGGTGCGGATCGATGTCTGCGCCTGAGCGATGTCGTTACCCCAGGACATGACGTTCGGCGGCAGGCCGATACCGAGGAACGACAGGGTCGCCTCGGCGACGATGAACGTTCCGAGCGAGATCGTCGCGACCACGATCACCGGGGCGATCGAGTTCGGGATCACGTGCCGGATGAGAATCCGGAACTTCGACACACCAAGGGCGGTCGACGCCGTCACGTAGTCGGAGTTCCTCGCGGAGAGCACGGCACCGCGCATGATGCGCGCGATCTGTGGCCAGGCGAAGATCGCCAGCACGAGAGCCACCGTGAGAGGTGTGCGCTCGGGCAGAACCGACATCAGCACGATCGCACCGAGGACGGTGGGGATCGCGAAGAAGATGTCGCCGACACGGGAGACGAAGGAGTCGAGGAATCCGCCGTAGTAGCCCGCGAGCGAACCGACGATGATGCCGGAGAGCGTCACGAGCAGGGTCGCCAGCACACCGACGGTGACGGATGCCTGCGCGCCGAAGATGATGCGCGCGTAGACGTCACAGCCCTGACGGGTGAAGCCGAGCGGGTGACCGGCCTCAGGGGCGCCGTTGCTGTTTGCCAACTGGCAGTTCAGGTTCGGCGACACCGAGGTGAACAGCCCGGGGAATGCGGCGACGACCAGGATCAGAACGATGAGAATCGAGGAGATCCAGAACGAGGGGCGGCGGCGCATGGAGTCCCACGCGTCAGCCCAGGTGCTCCGGGCCTTTTCAGTCTCATCGAGGCGGTCGACCGGGGCGATCGGGGTGTCTTCGATCGGCGCAACGTAGTGCGCTTGCGTCTGGACGTTGTTATTTTGCATAGCGAATCCTCGGGTCAAGCAATGCGTAGAGCAGGTCGACGAGCAGGTTCGCCACGACGAAGATGATGACCATCATCGCCACGAACGACACGACGGTCGGTCCTTCTCCGAGCTGAACGGCGCGGTAGACGGTGCCACCGACGCCGTTGATGTTGAAGATTCCCTCTGTGACGATCGCACCGACCATGAGCGCACCCAGGTCAACACCGAGGAACGTCACGACGGGAACGAGTGAGTTGCGCAGCACGTGAACGCGAACGACGCGGTTGCGCGAGAGGCCCTTGGCCGTCGCGGTCCGCACGAAGTCGGCGTTCAGGTTGTCTGCGACGCTCGCCCGGGTCAGGCGCACGATATACGCGAACGACACGGATGCCAGCACAATCGCAGGCAGAACCAACTCGTTGAACGGCGCATCGCCACTGACGGTCGTTCGAGCCCAGCCGAGTTGCACGCCGAAGACGTATTGCAACACGAAACCGACGACGAAGGTCGGCACTGAGATGAGCAGGAGGCTGACGACGAGCGCACTCGCGTCGAAGATCTTGCCCTTGCGGAGACCGGCGATGAGGCCGATCGTGATGCCGGCAACGGCTTCGAAGAAGAGGGCAAGCAAGGCGAGCCGGAGGGTGATCGGGAACGCCTCGGCCATGACCTCTGAGACGGGTCGGCCGGAGTAAGTCGTTCCGAAGTCACCCTGGAACAGACCGCCGATGTAGAGCAGGTACTGCACGATGAACGGCTTGTCGAGGTTGTACTGCGCCCGGATCTGTTCGATCACTTCAGGGGCCGGAGGACGGTCGCCGTACAGAGCGGCAATCGGGTCACCCGGGAGCGAGAACACCATGAAGTAGATCAGGAAGGTCGCGCCGAAGAATACGGGGATCATCTGGAGAATACGTCTGCCTGTGTACCACAGCATCAGCATCCTCCGTTCGATGGAAGAAGCATTGAGATCACAATCACTGGATGAGCTTAGTCGGCCAGCTGTCCGAGGCGAAAACGCCTCGGACAGCCGGTCGAACTAGGAAGGGAGGTTAGTTACGGAGAACTATTCCTTCGTGATCTGGTAGTACAGCGGGACGGAGTCCCAGCCGAATACGACGTTGTCAACGGCCTCAGAGGAGACACCGTTCACGTTGGAGTACCACAGCGGAACGGTGGCCATGTCCTTGAGCAGGACCTCCTGAGCAGCCTGGTACTTCGCGGTTGCGTCCTCGACGGTCTGCGCCACGGAGCCCTCAGCGAGCAGGTCGTCGAACGCCGTGTTGCTGTAGCCCTCGTAGTTGCTGCCTGCACCGGTCTGGTAGAGCGGGGCGAGGAAGTTGTACATCGAGGGGTAGTCGCCCTGCCATCCGGCGCGGGTTCCACCGGTCAGCTTCTGCTGCTCACGGTCGTCCAGCGCAGCGGCGA encodes:
- a CDS encoding dipeptide ABC transporter ATP-binding protein codes for the protein MNENESQNIDTSTTPLLQIRNLEVGFRTQRGLVPAVRGVDLTLYQGQTLAIVGESGSGKTTTAQSVIDLLPGTGEVTGGEILFEGRDLTKLSPKEIQDVRGRLIGYVPQDPMSNLNPVWNIGFQVEEAIKANGVAQGKDAKLRAIQVLQEAGLGDAAERLKQYPHQFSGGMRQRVLIGIGLSSRPKLLIADEPTSALDVTVQRQILDHLGTLTRDYGTSVLFITHDLGLAAERAEQLVVMYRGKVVESGPSKEILANPQHPYTQRLVSAAPSLASRRIQSAKHAEAAAPEIFSGDSLDATLIARAAEREQAAPAKDLISVQDVSKTYRIRQQGFKYKELQAVDGVSFGVQRGTTTAIVGESGSGKSTVAKLLLQLETITSGKIEFDGQDVAALKGAELLKFRRRVQPVFQDPYGSLDPQYSVGNTIAEPLLAHKVGNAKERQARVLELLDQVSLPAATRFRYPSELSGGQRQRIAVARALALKPDVLVLDEAVSALDVLVQGQILNLLTELQTELGLTYLFITHDLAVVRLIADNVCVMKKGQIIEAATTDEVFDNPRERYTQDLLAAIPGGNFVFGR
- a CDS encoding ABC transporter permease gives rise to the protein MQNNNVQTQAHYVAPIEDTPIAPVDRLDETEKARSTWADAWDSMRRRPSFWISSILIVLILVVAAFPGLFTSVSPNLNCQLANSNGAPEAGHPLGFTRQGCDVYARIIFGAQASVTVGVLATLLVTLSGIIVGSLAGYYGGFLDSFVSRVGDIFFAIPTVLGAIVLMSVLPERTPLTVALVLAIFAWPQIARIMRGAVLSARNSDYVTASTALGVSKFRILIRHVIPNSIAPVIVVATISLGTFIVAEATLSFLGIGLPPNVMSWGNDIAQAQTSIRTNPQVLLLPSAALSITVLSFLMLGDVVRDALDPAARARR
- a CDS encoding ABC transporter permease, translated to MLWYTGRRILQMIPVFFGATFLIYFMVFSLPGDPIAALYGDRPPAPEVIEQIRAQYNLDKPFIVQYLLYIGGLFQGDFGTTYSGRPVSEVMAEAFPITLRLALLALFFEAVAGITIGLIAGLRKGKIFDASALVVSLLLISVPTFVVGFVLQYVFGVQLGWARTTVSGDAPFNELVLPAIVLASVSFAYIVRLTRASVADNLNADFVRTATAKGLSRNRVVRVHVLRNSLVPVVTFLGVDLGALMVGAIVTEGIFNINGVGGTVYRAVQLGEGPTVVSFVAMMVIIFVVANLLVDLLYALLDPRIRYAK